From the genome of Lampris incognitus isolate fLamInc1 chromosome 17, fLamInc1.hap2, whole genome shotgun sequence:
ACCCCTTATGTCACCTGCTTCTGCAAGATTTTGGAAATAAGATGTTCAATTTCCTCATCAGTCACTAAACCAGTCTTGGTTTCTTTTTGTGTTTAAACCAAGGACTTCTCTCGGCTAGTGTTCAAGATGGTGGTCTTCAGTGAACTCCTGTCCTCATCAGTCCTTGGGTCtgtgatgggggggtgggggcagtgatattttatttcatttcatttcatgtacttgcatacatgaaatgaaatgacaaataaagtgttcccaaTTCCTGATTCCAGTGTGCCTTGATGTCATCAGAGTACTCTGGTGGCAGGCTCACGTAGTGGAGCTTGGAGGAGCCCTCGTGTCTCAGGCATTTCTAGGTTCCTGATGTTTAGGCTGGGGCGGGATTGCTTTTTCTTCCCTCCTTTTTGGGCATTAGTCTGATGGCCATAATTGAGCGGATGAaacggtgatctgtccagcatccATCCGTACTGGTCACTGCCCTTGTTAGATGTACATCACGCCCATCTCTGGCTCGGACAATGACATAATCAGATGCCAGTGTTTGGAgcgaggatgcatccaggatgttttgaattTTATTTTCTTACTGAAAAGGGTGCTGGTGATATGAAGATTGTGTTCTACACACTTGGTCAGGAGGAGAAGCCTATCGGAGTTAATGTGTCCTACAACCTCTTTCCCAATAGTGCCTCTCTGTGTTCTGTAATCCTGACCAACTCtcgcattgaagtcccccagaaggatgattttatctttttttgggaTGCCTGACAAGATGTTGTCTAGACTGGCATAGAAAGCTTCTTTGACATCCTCTTGTGAGTCCAGAGTGGGAGTATATGCACTCACAACGGTGGCCATCTGGTCGCTGTCCAACTTAGGCTGAACTGCCATTAGGTGTTCGCTGATACCCTGGGGCAAATCAGTATGCTGGCTGACCAGGCTGTTTCAAATGGCGAAGACAATCCCATGTATCCTGGGTTCACCAGCAggctttcctttccagaagaaggtgtatcctcccttttcctcccccagTTGTCCTTTTTCTGCCAGTCTGGTCTCAGATAGGGCTGCAATGTAGATGTTAAAACTCCATAATGCCCTGGCTACAATGGCTGTTCTGTCTCTCTGGCCATTTGCATGAGTCACTGCCCAGAAGAGTGcgcacattccaggctccaaaattAATTTTCCTGTGTTTCGGACCACATAAAGGAGATCCCACTGGACATGGTAATCCAGCCAAGAAGTTGGTTAGGAAGAcaatttttagggcaccttttttAGCTCCTTCCTCTACTGAGATGAGCAGCGTGGACCCTGAAAaaggctgctcagtcatgggtgaaGGTGCTGAAATACTCTCCTGCCTCAATCAGAGTCCAACGACTCGACTTTTttttaatgtggggagactggtgcacgaacagtcaccacacagtccttgaaaGAGACGGACCTGCAACCAACGGCATGGACTCAATGACAGTCGGGGGTTCCCCCCTTCTGCAGCTTTCCTCAACTTCCATCGTATTATCTCCAGATTAACAAAATCGACCACAACACTGAGTGTACTCTACCTGGTCGCCTTATTAGCCTAAATGAATTATAAATGAACATAAAAAGCTAGTATTTGCAGCATATAAAATAATTTTAACCTAATCATTTCATACTGAAactagtctgcatgggctagcagttagctttgcccTACTTTTTAGTGTTCACATTAGGTAATAATATACCTTAAAACATTTTAAGTCCCCTTTGGAACTATTATTGTAAAACACACATCACCATGACACCTCTGGAGTGTGGGACTGTGTGAGATAGAGAACAGAATGAAAACTTAATGGAAACGCTGACGTTACCTGTGGTGacaggaactgatgaggcacttGCGCTCGTATCCCTGGGGACGGGTTTATGGGTGGCGCACTTGGCTGGTGTCTGGACTGTGCCATCCCTCCACCGCTGCCTAGCATGTTGTGACCGCCCTGAGATGAGGCACGGAGGAAGGAGGGggtgttaaaaaaaaatgtaaatgccATGAAAGGAAAAACAAATGGACACATCACAACTGTGCAGACACACCGAAAAACAGTGACCAGTCAAAATGGAGGAGACACTTTTGCAGACATATTTGTATGATTACATAAATGAGGATGGAAATACACATGAATAGTTCTCCATCCGGGTAGCGACATCTCCACTTTGAAACGATGGTCTGATAAATGAGCCACAAACTGGTATCTTACTTGTCTAAGGGGAATAGTGTGGTTGTAGAGGGGGTGGGACTTGTAGACAGTGGGTGGAGAGTACAGAGAGCAAGGACCCTCCTCCCCAAGGCACCCATCCTGATTGATGAAAGGCAAGGTCTGTCACACGACAGCCAATTGAAGTTGCCCAATTTGAGTGGAGGGAGGGATGAGAAGAGGCAGAGAATGGGGCCAGGAAGGTGGGACAAAGACAAAGACAGGACCCACAGGAGATAAGAAAGGAAAGGGATAAAAAGACAAACAGTTAAGTAGACAAAAGAGACAACAGAGAGGAGATACCACATAAGTGGCAGCAAGCTGTTACCTTGTCATAATAAGATCCTGCGTCTCCAGGGCCCACCTCTTTGGAACTCTGTGAACGATAGGCCACCCCCGgtcctcttcctccttttcttATGTCTCCATTGTAGTCGCTCATCCCCATACCTCTCTTGTCTCCATCCATCTTCTTGTCCTGAAGGGAACCTGGAGCCAGGTCTATACTCCTGCCGCTGGGATCATCCCCCTTGTTCAGCAAGCGAAAGTGAATGTTAGGGTAGGATAAGGCTGGAAACTAGTTCCTACACTAGAAATTCATTACCAGTGCTACAGCGATAATCATTCCAATAGCCTTCTTTCTTTGATGAAAAAGTATTTTACCATGGGGCAGAATAATGCATACCCGACATTTTGAAACTTCACTGCTTTTTATATCTTCAAATCAACATTGAGACCAGAGATCTGCTTGACACTACTAAGTACTGTTTCTGACCCTGAACTGTTATCACAGATCTCATCAGAGCGACATTCACTATCACCACCATGTCCAAAGTGGGAAATAAACTTGAGACATGCTGGTAAATTTTGTCTGCGGCTGGTAAACTGGTGCTGCTCCATTAACCAACAGGTAAACCAACAGCTTTCTGGAGGTCCTGTTCCCTAAAAATCTGATAAGCCAGTAAAATAGTAAAAACAGTTATTTTGACTGATGGCTGCTGTGACTAACCAAAAAGAAAGCTATCTTTTTTTCTATTAGCATATGTGTCGATACCGTAATACAGTGTGCCTGCCAGTGATGGACTGGCTTGCATCTGACAAACTTGTTGAGGTGTTGCTCCATGTGAACCAGAATCTTTGCAACGCCAACATGCCATGGCATACTATGACACCGTTACTGGTTGTCAAGGTGTACAAGCCACACAACTTAGTATGACTGTAGTTGTCACGAACCAACAGTCATTTAGGGGTCCTATTGTGCTCCAAAAATCCACGTGGATGGTAAAATAGTGACTGGCTTGTGTGAATTTGATTGACACACTGGTTTTCCTTACCAGTAGCCCCATGTTGGAAAACTGTCTGTTGATGGGGTTCATCCATGAGTCCCCTGATCCGGCCTTCAGAGGACCCTGAGGAGCAAATTGAAAGAGAGGGGTGTGTTATTCCATCTGTCGTTTCCACAAAGAATTTTCACTGACATTTTGCATAATAAAGAGCCAAGGAAAATAATCTTGAATCTCCTCTTGTAATTTGGCAGTGGATCCTCACCTAaagctgttttttctccctgtttttctccccaattgtacttggccaattactccactcttctgagccgtcccggtcactgctccaccccctctgccgatccaggagggctgcagactaccacatgtctcctctgacacatgtggagtcgccagccgcttcttttcacctgacagtgaggagtttcaccagggggacgtagtgcatgggaggatcacgctattccccccagttccccctcccccccgaacaggtgccccgaccgaccagacgaggcgctactgcagcgacctggacacacaaccacatccagcttctcacctacagacacggccaactttgtctgtagggacacccggccaagctggaggtaacacggggatccgaaccggcgatccctgtgttggtaggcaatggaatagaccactacgataCCCGGACACTCCACTTAAAGCTCTTTCATTGGATATTAGTAATGTTATGGTACCATTACTTCAATTATTCTTATTATGACCTTAAAAAAAACAGGGCAAACGTTCAAAATTTGATGAGGCTGTAAGAGCCTCGTCCCTGCCGAAAATGTCACTCTCTTCAGATATCTTGCCCAAAACAAACCCACCTTGCTGCTGGCCTTCTTCCCAGCATGGCCCTGTCCCCAGCCCCCGTTGCTTCCCTGCCCCCAGGACGAGCCGCTTCCCTGCGAACCAGCGCTgttccacatgcctcctgcttcctcttcctcttcccagCTAGAGTTACGGGTTGCGGCCACTgagctctcgctctccccccagcCATCTTGCATAGACTTTGAACCTGTCAGAGAGGCGGAATCGCGGTCAATGTTGACAACTTGCCATGGATAAGCAGTGTGATGGCTACTGATTATGCCATTAAGACATCTGTTAAGTTATTGTAACCTTTGGCCTGCAATACCTGGAAAAATGTTGCACGCACATTTCCATCATCGAATGCCCGTCAGCCGACCCAACACAGACAAAATACAGCTATACAGCCACAATTTTATGGCAACAGGGAGTTAAAAACTACAATTTAAAGTCAGAGTAAAACCAGTGATGAGATTTACATTTTTATGTCTAAAAACGTGGAACACGTCATAACAAAGCCTGCATTTTTTTATTCGCAAATGACTAACGTTGTGTTTGAAACCTTTAACCATAACTGTTCTCAACTGTTTCATGAACTGTGAGGGCGTGGTCCAGTCCTGATTAATATTCATGACCTGACCTTGAAGCAACAAATACAGGCAAGGGTTGGCAGTTAGAATGGGCGGGGTTTCAtggtttgatgatttgatctgattggctctgAGTAAATGAGTGTCTGCTGACACCTTGAGGATCAGTAAAAGAGATCAGCTAAAAGAAGCTGAACTAGGGGAGCTcttctaaaaagaaaaaaaaagggaaaaactgATTTCTACCTTTAATACGATTTAAGCAATGCGTGATGCTAGAAAATGTTAATGTTTCAATTTCCGTCCAACTTAAACACAAGTTGTCAGGTGTGCGTCACATGGGGTGAAGCCTATGTTTttatttgaagttttttttttttaatttccttacCAGATTTGACGGGGTTTGGGGAGGGGTTGCCCCAGCCTGAAGCCTTGCCTGCACTATCGTCAGGTTCTCCCCAGCCGGTAGGGGTGTCGCTGGGCTTGCCCCAGGCTGCTGTACCATTATCGACGGTCAAGCTGGTGGGAGAGGTGCTGCCCCAGCCTGATGGACCTGGAGGGGCACAAAGGCAGCACAATTAACATACTAGATTACTTTCACTTCATACATGGAGGTAAGTACAACAATCTTTATGACATTTTCCTATAATTTGACAAATACTGCAATATATCACGGTGTTTGCTGtattatatttttttttgttggatttttccccctctttttctccccagttgtatccggccaattaccccatttgtcCGAGCCATCACGggtgctgctctaccccctctgctgatccggggagggctgcagactaccacatacctcctccgatacatgtggagtcaccagctgcttcttttcacctgacagtgaggagtttcaccaggggaatgtagcgcgtgggaggatcacgttattccccccagttccccctcccccccgaacaggtgccccgaccgaccagaggaggcactagtgcagcgaccaggacacatacccacatccggcttcccacccgagcaacggaacagacccccacgctacctggacacccaaaattaacttttttcatCCTGCAACTGTCCTGAATTCCACTTTCAACTGTCACAGACTTAACGACCATTGCCCCatattgaagtttttttttccattctatATAAAtatagtttaataactttgtttcAGTAACTTGCAACACTTCATTGACTCACTCTGGTCCGCCATGGAAGTTCTGCTAGTTGTTCCCTGCACTTACAGCTGAATAAAAAATTTAAATTAGGCGGGGCTGTGGGCATGTTTTTGTGCTTTAGAACacgcccatccattatccaaaccgcttatccaattagggtcgcggggatgctggagcctatcccagcagtcattgggcggcaggccgggagacaccctggacaggccgtcagtccatcacagccaaCAACTTTAGAACACAACTGCCATTAAACAACCACAAAATAATGTTTTATTTCTCTTGCTGCTTTGTTGtaccgccactccctctcttcattcactctctagctcgcttgaccaccgctcctccctctctttttctcatctttttTAAAACGAGTTGGGGCATGAGCAGCTGCTGTCAGACTGTGCCTGCGCTGGAAACACAAGTGTCTGCCAGAGCTCCGACAGTCACTAGAAGCACATTCATGGCCACTGGTGAAAGTCTGTGTGGTACCTGTGTGTTGTAGCTTAGCTAGCGGTGCAGCACTGAGAGGCTGTCTGGTGTAGGGCTGTGTacaatacgatacgtatcacgatacaggggttactaTTCAATATATTAtgatatattgcgatttcataggcctgtgttctttgtgcttatactACTTCCTGTTtatgtttacgttgttgggttggagtggaagagtcaaatggctgaagatagattacaacactgttgtctagcggtcgtggggttacacacaacacaaaatgttagtcacaaacctttacatgtaagggggggaaaaatcgatacagtggttttgagaatcgatacagtatcacaaaagatggcatcgtgatactcgagtgtatcgatattttcttacacccctagtccggtgtgtgtctgttggAGTGTCAGTACGTAGCCGCAGCCCCGCCGTTTATCATGTTAATGTTACCGTCGTCAGCCCTTAATATCTTAAGCTCCGTATATAACACAATTAGTTATCGCCCCTTGTGTTGCGTTTACCGCGACAGAAAAGGAATAGGTATTTGGTTTATTAGCACGTCGCCTTATCAGACCGCTTATCGCTAGCAGCAGCTCTGTGGCACAAACTGAGGCTGAGGTGAGCAGTGTGCTGATATCTATACTTGGCGGCATTTCTTTTCTGTGACACTAATGTACTGTTAATAAATAATGTACATTATCCGACTATTAAATACTGGTTTGTGAACGATCAGCAGCGAAGGGGAAACAGATTCCAGTAGGATCACAGGGAGTCGAAACGGTGCATCTGGACACAATGAGAGAAtgactgatgaactgattcaactttctgttatttccttacctgaattactgagcatgcataaagacattacagTAGGACGTACTCTTTACTCGCACACCGTGCTCGTAAATAATTTTttggttcacacacatctattTTTAGGCGCACTGTAGAGCCCTGAAAGGCCTTACCCATCCATTATTTGGAAGTTGTCACTTAACATCTAGTTGTCTGTGATAAAAGTAGTTGGTGAGTTCTGGGACTGTACCATTAGTTTCCTGCTCTTTACTGTGAATTTATTTATAGGGCAGCTCCAAAGTTCAAAGTTGAATGTATTGCACAGGGAAACCGGATCAGATTGTCAAATCTCTTACCCACAGCTGAAGCTTTTCCAGAAACATGTCCAGGGTTCACGTCCCTGGTGCTGAGTCCTGACGTCTGCCTACTGGGCTGCTGCTGTAATGGAGGCCCCAGCGGCTGCTGCTGGGCAGGAGCCTGACCATGCACTGGCAGCTGTTGGCCACTGGGGGTGCTGTTCTTATCCCACAGGTTTACTGGCTTGTAATTGTAATGGGTTGGGTCTCCCCATGCTGATGTCCCATCATCTATCTCATTCTTCCTGCTAATGGACTGTGGCGAGGGCTCTTCCCAGCCACTTGGCTCcgatccacctccacctcctccagggCCACTGGGGATGGGCCCAGAGGTCCAGCCTGAGCTTTGGTTCTGATTCTGGGCTTGGGAGACAGGCTGCCGCCCCCAGCCGCCTTGCATAGCCCCTTGGTCCAGCGCTTGCTGCTGCGGTGGGTGCTGATTGCGGGGCTGTGATTGTTGCAGTGGTGCCTGCGGGGCTTTGACGGAGCCCGACTGGCCATTTGGCATCTGGTGCACTTTGCTTCCTCCCCCATTTCCTCCATTCCAGCTCTGATGGGGTTTGGACCCCGAGTCCCCCATCCCACCTCCTCCCCCACTACCCCCTCCTGCCCCCCACGCTCGTCGAGGGGTGCCGTTGTCCCAGCTCCCCCACGTACCCAGGTTGGACTCACCACCTGAGTTTCCTCCTCCGcctttcctctcctccccccATCCCACACcatcttctcctcctccagctccgccaTTGTTTGATTTGGGCTCTCGCTCACTCCAGTCCCCACCTCCCCCAGCCCGCTGCCCTAACCCCCACCCACCTCCTCcttctgctgctgctcctcctccctcccttcccaTCTCTCTCCACCCACTGGTCCCTTTCTCTTCCTGACTCTCTCCCCAGCGTCCACCTGCTGGGTTACCCTGTTGTCCGACCTCTCCCCAGCCTCCTGCGTTTCCCCCTCGGCTGCCCCTCCATTCCTCATTGCCCCACCCTTTGGCTCCCTGACTCTCTCCGGTACCCATCCCTCCTCCGCCCCAACCCACAGCCTTCCCTTGTTGGCTGTGCCCTGGCGCCAGTCCTCCTGCCCCTGTACTGGCCCCAGAGGTCATTGGCCCAGATTGTGAGACACCCGAATTCCTCATGTTGGGCCCCGACGGTGGGGGTCCTCTACCACACTGTGAGGccccactactgctactgttgctgctgctctcccagccatcacctGAGGACCCAGCAGAGGGGCCCAAGGACGGATTGGTCCCTGAACCCATTGGATCAGATCCCAGGGCAGAAGAACCACCAGAATACTGAGAAGAGGAGGAACCAAGAGATGACTGTGGGTGTTTGGACgaagctgatgatgatgatgatgatgatgagctgcCTCCTCTGCTTCCTCCTACTCCTCcagctactgctgctgcttctcCATCCAGGTCCCAGGCTGTGTTCTGTCGGATCTGGGTCTGGCCCCAGCCTGTGTTGGACAGCACGCGAGGGTCCAGGTCAGCCCGGTTGAGCAGGTTCTGTAAGGCAGCTTCAGCATTTGGCGCAGTGCGCTGGACCCGATGACTGTGCCCGCTCTGACCTGACCCGCTCCGGGAGTTTCCACTGCTGGTCAatgaccctcctcttcctccgtgacctcccgctcctcctcctccccagtcCCCAACATCTCCTTCTCCCTTCTGATTGTCCCAAGCTCTCGACGTAGTGGGGGCaggaggggaagaggaagagataaCAGGGGGGTTGCTAGCAATGCTGCccccactgctgctgctgttactgCTGCAGGCTCCACTGATCCGCTCCCCACCCGCATTAGCCCCGCCCACACCAGCCGAACTCCCACTCCAGTCCTCACCTGACTGCCCCCGCTCCCCACTCACTCCTGATGACCCCCACCCTCCCTGAGATAGCCTGGAGGTTTGACCACCACCCCCACTGCTTCCAGCACTGCCCCAGGCATTACCCCCAGTCGGGGGACCCGGATACCCCCATCCTGAGGTCCCAGTATCCCCCTCAGCAGCTCCAAAACCACCTCCTCCCCACCCATCAGTCCTTGAGGCACCCGTTTTGGAGTTAGCAGCAGGGTAAGAAGGCTGGCCCCTCCATGAGGAGGCAGGGTCTCCACCACCTCCCCCTCCAACTCCTCCACCCAAACCACAGTCCAACACCCCCTCCTCCCCTGACATTTTTGGTCCCGCTGATCCGCTTTCCCACTTCCCCCCtcccacctctctgtctctggatTGCATTTGGTGAAGTTGGTGCTGATGGGCGTTTGATTGATTCACAGATAAAGTCGGGTGACCCCCTAGCACCCCGACGGTCCCGCCTCCCAGCCCAGGGCCATGGGAGGTGGGGTTGTTGGCAGACAGAGACCCCCCAGAGCCCTGGTGGTGGAGGGAAGACGGACCCCCATCCCCTGCAGCGGAGGACCCGTCCTGCTGCACCAGGGCAGGCCAGGCAGAGGGGTTGGCATTTGGGTTGAAGTTGGCACCTGGAATCCCACTGCTACCATCGACGGGGCCATCGGCATCATGGCTCCCTGGCACAGAGGACGCTTTGGAAAGCGAGGGGGGCTGTTGCAGCAGGTTCCCCGCAGAGGCTGCTGCATTCCCCCCTCTAGGATGACCATGTGAGGCAGTCGTCCCCCACGCCACGCCTCCGGACGACTGCATACATTCACTGGGCAAAGAGAATGAGGAAGTGGGTGTGGACTGGTTGCCAGAGGCACTGATGCTGCTCTTCACAGGCATTCcattgctgctgccgctgccgcccaCACCAACCACAGTGACtgaagctcctcctcctccgtcactACCGGCGATGCTAGGCCACTCCTCCAGGTCGTTGCCATCTACGATCACCTTCTCCCTGCCCTGAGTGGAGGCCTGGCCACCTGAGCCTGCCCCCCACATGGAATTTGCATaattagaagtagtagtagaagcagcagCTGATGAGGTGAGGGCCAGTGAGGAGGAAACTGCACTGGAATCTGCAGAAACAGATTGATGGAtaaggtaaaaaaataaaaaaaaataaaaaaaaaacaacaaagacaaaaacttttTGTCAACAAGCTAAAACACGAAGCTGTTAATATAGAGCGTCAATTTCAATAGTTTCCAATAGGGATGTCCTGATTGAGTTTTTTTTCCGGCTGAGCCAATCTATGTCATTCAATACTGAATATCTGCCGATACCGATTCCAAGTCCTATTTCAATTTCTATGCATTAAACAGCAATACAGTGCACACTCTAAGTACATTCAAGTTAGTAAAACCAATCCAATTTTGGTAAGATATGCTTGAAAATTTAAAAGCCCTGCACTAAGAAAAAATAGCGCCAAACCATTCATAGCTTATCGTTTTAACAAGAtgaacaaaaaataaaatcaatattAGATACAACAGCTTAACACAAATATAAAAACATTAACTAAAAAGAACAGACACTCAAGAGCGTAACATATGGATTCATTTTCCTTCATATGATTTCTTTGATTGCCTTGCATCTGACAGTCATGCTGCAAGATTTTATTACCGGCCACCGTCAGCGGCATTTTCAGCAAATGCAATCATGGAAGGGCTCGTTGcaaaaaacaatacaaaaccccctatttgggattattttgttttttttaacccccaccccccacacactttctccccagttatacttggccaatcaccccacagctcaactccctctgctgatccagggagggctgcagactactacatgcctcctctgatacatgtggagtcaccagccgcttcttttcacctgacagtgaggagtttcaccagggggacgtagcgcgtgggaggatcacgctatccccgctcccccagaacaggtgccccgaccgaccagaggaggcgctagtgcagcgcccaggacatgTACCCTCatctggattcccacccgcagacacagccaattctgtctgtagggacacccgaccaagttggaggtaacacagggattcgaaccgtcaagccccgtgttggtaggcaatggaatagaccgctacattacccggaTGCCCTCTTATTTTGGCTTGAAATCTGACAACAACCGGCAAGCCGAAAGACATGGAGTAATTAGCGGTCTTGGCA
Proteins encoded in this window:
- the tnrc6ba gene encoding trinucleotide repeat-containing gene 6B protein isoform X2, producing the protein MEDKKRKKDDKRKRDTSQKVAEPKNKVSDATKLVSAQSPATQSSSASPSPGSTPSASPSPAAPGPGSSAAQPPGANNAKRPAVANGQTPSSAGSSGGTGNGGSGGAVAPQQQQRYMPREVPPRFRCQQDHKVLLKRGQPPLSSMLLGGGGGGGGDGPNANMAAASDSSAVSSSLALTSSAAASTTTSNYANSMWGAGSGGQASTQGREKVIVDGNDLEEWPSIAGSDGGGGASVTVVGVGGSGSSNGMPVKSSISASGNQSTPTSSFSLPSECMQSSGGVAWGTTASHGHPRGGNAAASAGNLLQQPPSLSKASSVPGSHDADGPVDGSSGIPGANFNPNANPSAWPALVQQDGSSAAGDGGPSSLHHQGSGGSLSANNPTSHGPGLGGGTVGVLGGHPTLSVNQSNAHQHQLHQMQSRDREVGGGKWESGSAGPKMSGEEGVLDCGLGGGVGGGGGGDPASSWRGQPSYPAANSKTGASRTDGWGGGGFGAAEGDTGTSGWGYPGPPTGGNAWGSAGSSGGGGQTSRLSQGGWGSSGVSGERGQSGEDWSGSSAGVGGANAGGERISGACSSNSSSSGGSIASNPPVISSSSPPAPTTSRAWDNQKGEGDVGDWGGGGAGGHGGRGGSLTSSGNSRSGSGQSGHSHRVQRTAPNAEAALQNLLNRADLDPRVLSNTGWGQTQIRQNTAWDLDGEAAAVAGGVGGSRGGSSSSSSSSSASSKHPQSSLGSSSSQYSGGSSALGSDPMGSGTNPSLGPSAGSSGDGWESSSNSSSSGASQCGRGPPPSGPNMRNSGVSQSGPMTSGASTGAGGLAPGHSQQGKAVGWGGGGMGTGESQGAKGWGNEEWRGSRGGNAGGWGEVGQQGNPAGGRWGESQEEKGTSGWREMGREGGGAAAEGGGGWGLGQRAGGGGDWSEREPKSNNGGAGGGEDGVGWGEERKGGGGNSGGESNLGTWGSWDNGTPRRAWGAGGGSGGGGGMGDSGSKPHQSWNGGNGGGSKVHQMPNGQSGSVKAPQAPLQQSQPRNQHPPQQQALDQGAMQGGWGRQPVSQAQNQNQSSGWTSGPIPSGPGGGGGGSEPSGWEEPSPQSISRKNEIDDGTSAWGDPTHYNYKPVNLWDKNSTPSGQQLPVHGQAPAQQQPLGPPLQQQPSRQTSGLSTRDVNPGHVSGKASAVGPSGWGSTSPTSLTVDNGTAAWGKPSDTPTGWGEPDDSAGKASGWGNPSPNPVKSGSKSMQDGWGESESSVAATRNSSWEEEEEAGGMWNSAGSQGSGSSWGQGSNGGWGQGHAGKKASSKGPLKAGSGDSWMNPINRQFSNMGLLGDDPSGRSIDLAPGSLQDKKMDGDKRGMGMSDYNGDIRKGGRGPGVAYRSQSSKEVGPGDAGSYYDKGGHNMLGSGGGMAQSRHQPSAPPINPSPGIRAQVPHQFLSPQVPGSMLKQMAPPSGNIGGVGGVGGVTGVGGGVFPPQLSPQHIAMLSSIYPPHIQFQLACQLLLQQQPQQQQLLQNQRKFTQNVRQQADPQQLARIMAVLQQQRQQQAGGLGGLGGSSKLSPSHFAGGAGGVPKLPGADSLPHPGLGGPMADLHQKTHSGYSGFTSGINLSGLDLGGSVMGGPGGMKDLGVQQSRFKWMMDGHSPPDPSPPESTLHKNGPITPMKMPGGSPYSQYDMLGEEGLGDTWHRNPGNKMASKASTTPSWPPEFQPGVPWKGISRVDPESDPYMTPGSMMGNSGSPSLNDTEHQLLQDNTDSTPPLNTLLPSPGAWPYSASDSPLSNAHNTAKYTEYKPSWPPEPIGHNKPWRASRGSSQTQLPRPPPGLASQKQPSPSPWSGGIPRLAARGWGGGSSTTGSTWSDGSSRGSCWLVLSNLTPQIDGSTLRTICMQHGPLLTFHLGLTQGTALIRYSSKQEAAKAQSALHMCVLGNTTILAEFVSEEDVARYIAHSQAGGGGTSAGSAGSTASANGNGGSGERGAGVSAVDGGSTVSGSGNGAPGPSSSGWQSLDITGSAPDPTVSQGPGLGIFAQWSSNGAGVGGVTGVGGGVGGMDAGRQGLWGGMGGAGYPSSSLWGAPALDDAHQMGSPAALLPGDLLGGGADSI